Genomic segment of Macrobrachium rosenbergii isolate ZJJX-2024 chromosome 19, ASM4041242v1, whole genome shotgun sequence:
GAAAGCCAGATTTCCATAACGAACCTTATGGTAGCTTTAAAGTAACCGGTTTACCCagttttgtactctctctcttgcATCCTTTTCAGCCAATTGAACTACAAACAAAGAAATGAGTTCCCAACCAACCTTCTCCGTCATGGTAGTTGTTCATGCTGACAGCCCTTAACCGGAAGTGACGTAAAACGGAAGGAGGGGTTGGGGGATTTCTGAAAGTGTTAGGTTATACACCGAGAATTGTTTCAGGCCCAGAGTTTTCGCATATTCTTTTTTTCCACACCGGTAGGCTGTTACCATTATGCGTaaattgtaattttgttaaatggtaaagaaaaataaccaaccCTTTTTCCGAACAATTCATTATTTCCAAATCAGAGTTTTAATAtcgaatttctcttctctctgaaaTCAGTTGTTTGTTTTCTCTAAACGAAAGCTAACTGCTTCTTCTTCACTAGAAATAAAACATTGAATTATGATAGGAATATATCACCAAGAAGCAAAAATCCTCTAAAATAATTATCTCATTTATTATATTTGCTGTGCGCCGTCAGGAATAAATTTCAACAGATATTCATcagaaaaactatattttatacataacaaTATGCATTTAACTATGTAAATATTTGTCTTtcatagataagaaaaaattactctGTACAAGATAGTTGTAGGTAAAGTTATGCAGTAGCAGCCCCTATGCCAGCATAGGCTGTTGCTTCGAATGGTCACCTCAGGCAATCTGACCACACGACGAGGAAAGACAAGATGAACCAAAACACGTTGGTGGAACTTCGGAGTAAAGATGGGGCTGCGTTGATGCAGCCGATGTTTTCAGGGCCGCAGTAAATTCTGACGAGATTCTCGTCTTCATCACAGGTACTGTCGTACCATTCCtgggaaaagcaaaagaataacagagtgtgcaataaataaaagaggcattttgtttttattaagggTTCCAAACTTGTTCCTGCCAAGCACGTTCCATGAATCTACGTACAGTGTCCACTGGCTTAACAGACCATCGGCTTTAGCCACCAGTAGACCGATAATGAATATCGGGGCTAATTCGTTATAAAATTCGGGGCTAATTTGTTATAAAATAGTGGTTAAACTTTAATTAGTGAATCGAAATCTTATGGTAATGATTATCCATTGTCACCATAATTAATGAGTATCATGATAATGCACAGAAGTGACACTTTATGAAATGTCCCTCGAAAACCGTTGCGAAATAaaagttgttaataataataataataataataataataataataataataataataataataataataataataataataatgttttggacAGCTGACTTCAGAGATAAGCCCAAAtcctttttttaaacatttccccTGCTTTTGTAATGTTCctagatgaaaaggaaaatatcagtgaTATGCATCTTCTTGACTTAGCCTATACCTCAGATGATACAATATAGCACAATACACTTATATAAAGGTTTTTTCATTAACGTTATAAAATTCTAATTCTGCTTgccaaacaaacatacatttcAGTAATCGTAAACATCAGCcctttgatttttatatgcatcttTCACATTCAACAGGCAGGTATAAAATACACTCTTTCACAGGGTGAAATCAATTTTcttaaataacagtaaaaaggCAGTAATGACAATGAGAAAAGTACACGAATTCACGATCCACTTTCTTAGTACTATTCGGGGTAAcgcccatgtctctctctctctctctctctctctcataggctcGTTAGTCCATGGGACACGCTCCTCGCAATCTCCTGGTCTCTCTCAAGTGACGCTGCTCACAGTCTCCTGCTCTCCCTCAAGGGACATGTTACTCAcaatctcctcctctctctcaaatGACACGCTACTcacaatctctctccctctctcaagggacacactactctctctctctctctctctctctctctctctctctctctctctctctctctaagtgagaCGCTACTCACAATCTCCTGCTCTTTCTCAAGGGACACGCTACTCACAATCTCCTGCTCTCTCTCAGGTGGCACGCTactcacaatctctctctctcagtgagacgCTACTCACAATCTCCTGCTCTCTCCCAAGTGACACGCTACTCACAATCTCCTGCTCTCTCTCAAGTGACACGCTACTCACaatctcttgttctctctcaagGACATGCTACTCACaatctcttgttctctctcaagGGACATGCTACTCACaatctcttgttctctctcaagGGACATGCTACTCACaatctcttgttctctctcaagGGACACACTACTCACaatctcttgttctctctcaagGGACACACTACTCACaatctcttgttctctctcaagGGACACACTACTCACaatctcttgttctctctcaagGGACACACTACTCACaatctcttgttctctctcaagGACATGCTACTCACaatctcttgttctctctcaagGGACATGCTACTCACaatctcttgttctctctcaagGGACACACTACTCACaatctcttgttctctctcaagGGACACACTACTCACaatctcttgttctctctcaagGGACACACTACTCACaatctcttgttctctctcaagGGACACACTACTCACaatctcttgttctctctcaagGGACATGCTACTCACaatctcttgttctctctcaagGGACATGCTACTCaatctcttgttctctctcaagGGACACGCTACTCACaatctcttgttctctctcaagGGATATGCTACTCACAATCTCCTgctctctctcaagtgaaacgCTACTCACaatctcctgctctctctctctctctaagcaacaCGCTACTCAAaatctcctgctctctctctctctctctctctctctctctctctctctctctctctctctctctctctctctctctaagtgacaCGCTACTCACAATCTCCTGTAAGTCTATCTCGTCCTCAGCGTGGCAACCACAGCCATCATTGGAGCCTCGGAGTCCTTTATTGACGctgatgaagaaggagaagggaTCCTTGTTTAGACACAGGTAGAAACAGGCCTCGGCTTCGCTGCTGACGCGAAACTCGTCCTTCGTATCctttcgaatgagagagaaagaaagttagaAAGTTTATTTAACGCCTGGGAGGTCTGCTGACCTACTGCAAAAAATATTACTGACTTGACTGCTGTAAATTGACTAACAAGAGCTGTAATCGGCAGTAGgtaatttccattaaaaacttattatttgaaattaaactTAAGCATTCATATCTTGCAGAAATAccttaaaaataagattattagtTATACAATttcttgtttataaaatatatttattgaaaactgTTGGTTCAGTGCCATCAGTAATGAGATGCAATAAATACTATTTCCCTTTGAAATCTGGTTAATTTGCGGCTTGCCATAAAAATTGCTGCTGACATTTAACGACACTCTCTTGTAACATTTTACGACTTCCTTTTTTTAcgttgtttttaatttatcaatacAGTCCTCAGGGATTTTCTTATCAAGAATcgcgttatttttctttattttgcaaatGATGAGCAATCAAGACCTTCTTTTATAACACCATCAACGCTGTTTGATTTTAAAGCTTCGCTTTATTCCAAGACAGCTTTGGTGTCATTATAATGCAAACTGAATTCATCATAAACCAGATACTGCATTATCATAACACTAGATAAGACAACAATGATATAAAAAGGCAACAGCGTCGAACATGTTAGAGCAAAGACTCGGAGTTGAACTAGGGGCTAAACTTCCCGATGCACAATCAGGCACACTGGTGCCAAAATTAATTCCTGATCATGGCACCCTCAGGTACCAGGTACGGCGCTTCTGGTTCAGATTTCAAAACCCCTTGGATACTCCTCGATGATCAGGAATAAGGTCGATGGCACTGATATAATAAATTAAGTCTGTCAGGTCATGATAAGCTGATACTATCAACTTGATAATAATTTACTAAAACAAAGACAATTTCACAACAGAACTTACACCGATTTCCGTGTGACATAGACAGAATCAAATCTTTTATCTGTGAGGCTTTTTCAAAGACTTTCTCTCGCCAGGCTTTTTCGAATGTTCAGTATGACATATTCAAAATGATTCAGGCAGCTTACACAATTTCATCTGTTTCAGTCACCGTAGTAGACCTAAAGATAATATACATTAAAAGCACAAATCGgcgatattttttttcacataaatactAACAGACTTCATCAAAAGTATAATGATTCAGGCTCAAAGTTCATTTTGGAgttgtaagtaaaaataaatcaagacttGAGAGAATCTCTACAGAGGGAGAACACCATAATTTGTTTGCTTTCGCgagaaaatctttttaaattcgGATTTGAttcttcttatccttttttatttgtagGCCACATTGACGACCTACTGCTGCTTGCACCAGACTGCTAAGGTTAGTTTCAAGTTTCAATAACACTTAGGTTCTCCCGTTTTTATATGGACTTCGGACCTGCTATAACCTTTTGGTCAGATATTGAACTCGTTTGACGTaacttttctctgatttttttcttttaagccttAGGCCCAGTGCCGGGCCTTGTCCTGCTACAAAATCACAACAGGCCAAATGTTGCaacgagaaaaaatatattcaaaagaaaaggTGTCCGTTTTTCGTTAACTCTGATTCttgtcttattccttttacatACAATAGCGCTCCTAAACAACCATaacctcccacccccaacccccaccaaaAATAAATGAGTCCATCACATCcgtatttcttcttctgtgtctgttaTTTCACGTAACCTCTCGCTTGTCCTTCACAATTTGTCACACATCGTCACTCGCACGGGAGACTGTCTCCaatctatctctcttctcagtgTTCGTTTTAGGTTGCGCAGACACCTTCTTTACCAATGCTACATAAGCTGCCATCATCGTACGGAGAAGTTTAGCAAGGTTGCCAGTATCTTGTACCGTTTCCCAGAAGCCTCCGTGATGACATAGAGTACTTGCTCCTCTTCAGAAGGGGACAAAACTCAGTATGAGATTTATGTCCTCATTACTGAAGGGGACAAAAGTCAATAACTATGAGATTCATGTCTGGGCGTTGTTTCTTCCCAGAGAAACAATCAGCTTGAGAGATGCGTCTATCAGTGAAACTGCAGGCTTCCGTATGTGATTGGGGGAGTGAGCAGGAGAAGGTCTCGAAATAATACTACAGTAGCTTttcaacttaacagacacttcgggggtctggcctttctgataagtaacaaagtccgttACGTAACAAAGAGCTCATATTACACAGGCCTGCACATGAATAATCTGAAGATATTTGATGGGTAACAGTAATTCCACAACTTCCTTGAAGTTTAAGTAATAATCTTACCATGGACCAACTCCTAGTTTTTAACTtagcaataaatgaaaaagtaagtggAAAAAATACACCAGTTGGCTCTGCCTGACTAATCTAATATTTACAAACCACTTTGTCAGGGCAATTCAAGTTCTGTCttctgtagttcttcattggaggggtgagtagagctttcggctagcacgctgttagcccagcgctcgactctccaagcggccaatgaagaattagaggaatttatttctggtgatagtgattcatttctcgtcataatgtggtttggattccacaataagctgtgggtcccgttgctaggtaaccagttggttcttagccacgtaaaataagtctaatccttcgggccagccctaggcgaGCTGTTAAcctaaccagctcagtggtctggttaaactaagatatgcttaacttttctGTCTTCTGTACATCAACTACAGACGTACCTTCCCTCCCTGccacagatggaaaaaaaagtatagcttagttttaccagaccactgagctgattaacagctctcctagggctggcccgaaggattacacttattttacgtggctgagaaccaattggttacagcTGGAGTGGAACACTGGAAGTGTTACCACATACGAAGGGAACACGCACAAAAACTGACCTGGGTAAGATTGAAGTAAATGTAAGTTCCGTTGGTTATGTGGTCTTCGCTCAGGCATCCCTGGTATGTCTCCTCCACAGACTTGCTCCTTGTCTTGCGGAGTCCTTCATCCTTATTTAGGACGATGTCTGGACTGTCTGAAAGAgagatacatttataaaatagGATTTTGGTGTGTCTACTTCTCTGTAAGAAATTCCATGTGGATTG
This window contains:
- the LOC136848732 gene encoding uncharacterized protein gives rise to the protein MTVLTSTLLLLGLCAPALSQLGETKPSVATVQPSVSTAPVFYDEVVYDDYDSPDIVLNKDEGLRKTRSKSVEETYQGCLSEDHITNGTYIYFNLTQDTKDEFRVSSEAEACFYLCLNKDPFSFFISVNKGLRGSNDGCGCHAEDEIDLQEIEWYDSTCDEDENLVRIYCGPENIGCINAAPSLLRSSTNVFWFILSFLVVWSDCLR